The Streptomyces sp. NBC_01255 genome window below encodes:
- a CDS encoding DUF5326 family protein has product MAVQEILAGMPWWVKWVAIPALVLLVFGGLITSVLTFVVAVLFKVLLFVALVAGLVYVVRKFKNSTGSREDW; this is encoded by the coding sequence ATGGCCGTACAAGAGATTCTCGCGGGGATGCCCTGGTGGGTGAAGTGGGTCGCCATACCCGCTCTCGTCCTGCTGGTCTTCGGCGGACTGATCACCAGCGTCCTGACCTTCGTGGTCGCGGTGCTGTTCAAGGTGCTGCTCTTCGTGGCCCTCGTCGCCGGACTCGTCTACGTCGTGCGGAAGTTCAAGAACTCCACCGGGTCGCGCGAGGACTGGTAG
- a CDS encoding low molecular weight protein-tyrosine-phosphatase, whose amino-acid sequence MPYRVCFVCTGNICRSPMAEHVFRRRVEEAGLGGAVEVDSAGTGGWHEGHGADPRTVAVLDENGYTSAHSARRFQASWFPALDLVIALDEGHLRELRALARTPEEAARIRLLRSYDPAAGDALDVPDPYYGGREGFEECLEMVEAASGGLLAAVRAEMEERTA is encoded by the coding sequence GTGCCCTATCGCGTGTGCTTCGTCTGCACGGGCAACATCTGCCGCTCGCCGATGGCCGAGCACGTCTTCCGCCGGCGGGTGGAGGAGGCCGGCCTCGGCGGGGCGGTGGAGGTCGACAGCGCGGGGACCGGCGGCTGGCACGAGGGCCACGGTGCCGACCCGCGCACGGTCGCTGTCCTGGACGAGAACGGCTACACCTCCGCGCACTCCGCGCGCCGGTTCCAGGCCTCGTGGTTCCCCGCCCTCGACCTGGTGATCGCGCTGGACGAAGGGCATCTGCGGGAGCTCCGGGCACTCGCCCGCACCCCCGAGGAAGCGGCGAGGATACGGCTGCTGCGTTCTTACGACCCGGCCGCGGGGGACGCGCTCGACGTCCCCGACCCGTATTACGGGGGCCGGGAGGGCTTCGAGGAATGCCTGGAGATGGTGGAGGCCGCGAGCGGGGGACTGCTCGCTGCCGTACGTGCGGAAATGGAGGAACGGACAGCGTGA
- a CDS encoding IclR family transcriptional regulator: protein MQRALRLLEAVSSHADGAPAKQLARETGLPLPTTYHLLRTLTHEGYLRREKGVFVLGDAAVRLAGGGAVQNRRIKIEDSLARWRDEIGVPVYFALYREGEIELVAVADTPSAPAVEEWADFRETAHAHAIGQCLLSQLDLKTRQDHLDRHPVEAITPYTVRNRRVLLDRLGGLGRMEPLVERQEYALGTVCAAIPITAGSAAAAMAISLPLHQEERLLPAVERLRTEIGRLFSSLAFSISI, encoded by the coding sequence GTGCAGCGGGCGCTGAGACTTCTGGAGGCCGTGTCCTCCCATGCGGATGGCGCCCCGGCCAAACAGCTCGCCCGCGAGACGGGCCTTCCGCTGCCCACCACGTACCACCTGCTCCGCACCCTGACGCACGAGGGCTATCTACGCCGCGAGAAGGGTGTGTTCGTCCTGGGCGACGCCGCCGTCCGACTGGCCGGCGGCGGAGCTGTGCAGAATCGTCGCATCAAGATCGAAGACTCCCTTGCCCGCTGGCGGGACGAGATCGGTGTGCCGGTGTACTTCGCCCTCTATCGGGAGGGCGAGATCGAGCTCGTCGCTGTCGCGGACACTCCCTCGGCCCCCGCGGTGGAGGAGTGGGCCGACTTCCGCGAGACCGCGCACGCGCACGCCATCGGGCAGTGCCTGCTGAGTCAACTCGATCTGAAAACTCGTCAAGACCACCTCGACCGCCATCCGGTGGAAGCAATCACTCCGTACACGGTGCGTAACCGGCGTGTGCTTTTGGATCGTTTGGGCGGTTTGGGGCGAATGGAGCCCCTGGTAGAGCGTCAGGAATATGCACTCGGCACGGTCTGTGCCGCCATTCCCATCACAGCGGGCTCCGCGGCGGCCGCGATGGCCATTTCCCTCCCCCTTCACCAGGAAGAACGGTTGCTCCCAGCAGTCGAGCGGCTACGTACGGAGATCGGGAGGCTCTTCAGTTCGCTCGCGTTCTCTATCAGTATCTGA
- a CDS encoding cystathionine gamma-lyase gives MTDQASDPGRRTAGVLGDGTLAVRAGLPAPVKYEPTLPGPVFAAHFHLPGEPTGGYAYGRDENPTWTHLERAIGELEAPGEQGVETLVFASGMAAISAVLFSQLKAGDAVVVPTDGYQALPLLHEQLRAYGIEVRTAPTGGDGQLAVLEGARLLWIETPSNPGLDVCDIRRLVREAHAAGALVAVDNTLATPLGQRPLELGADFSVASDTKGMTGHGDILLGHVSCRDPLRAAEVRRWRKVVGAIPGPMEAWLAHRSLATLQLRIDRQCSTALSLARVLAERDDVTGLRYPGLPGDPSHAVAARQMRRFGPVVSFELADRKRAERFLEELRLVDDATSFGGVRSTAERRGRWGGDAVAEGFIRFSVGAEDPEDLIADVLRALDEAGATG, from the coding sequence GTGACCGACCAGGCAAGCGACCCCGGCCGGCGGACGGCCGGCGTACTGGGTGACGGCACCCTCGCCGTGCGGGCCGGGCTCCCCGCGCCCGTGAAGTACGAACCGACCCTGCCGGGCCCGGTCTTCGCCGCGCACTTCCATCTGCCGGGCGAGCCGACGGGCGGCTACGCGTACGGCCGCGACGAGAACCCCACCTGGACCCACCTGGAACGGGCCATCGGCGAGCTGGAGGCACCGGGGGAGCAGGGCGTCGAGACTCTGGTCTTCGCCTCGGGCATGGCCGCGATCTCCGCTGTCCTCTTCTCCCAGCTGAAGGCGGGCGACGCGGTGGTGGTGCCCACCGACGGCTACCAGGCCCTGCCGCTGCTGCACGAGCAGCTGCGGGCGTACGGCATCGAGGTCCGCACCGCGCCGACCGGCGGCGACGGGCAGCTCGCCGTCCTCGAAGGCGCCCGGCTGCTCTGGATCGAGACCCCGTCCAACCCCGGGCTCGACGTCTGCGACATCCGGCGTCTGGTGCGCGAGGCACACGCCGCGGGGGCGCTCGTGGCCGTCGACAACACCCTCGCCACCCCGCTCGGCCAGCGGCCCCTGGAGCTGGGCGCGGACTTCTCCGTCGCCAGCGACACCAAGGGCATGACCGGGCACGGCGACATCCTGCTTGGGCACGTGAGCTGCCGGGATCCGCTGCGGGCGGCGGAGGTACGGCGCTGGCGCAAGGTGGTCGGCGCGATCCCCGGCCCCATGGAGGCCTGGCTCGCCCACCGTTCGCTGGCCACCCTCCAGCTGCGGATCGACCGGCAGTGCTCCACCGCTCTGTCCCTCGCGCGCGTACTCGCCGAGCGCGACGACGTGACCGGGCTGCGATATCCGGGGCTGCCCGGCGACCCGTCGCACGCGGTGGCGGCCCGGCAGATGCGGCGCTTCGGCCCGGTGGTCTCCTTCGAGCTGGCGGACCGGAAGCGGGCCGAGCGGTTCCTCGAAGAGCTGCGACTCGTGGACGACGCCACCAGCTTCGGCGGCGTGCGCTCCACGGCGGAGCGGCGGGGGCGCTGGGGCGGGGACGCGGTCGCGGAGGGCTTCATCCGCTTCTCGGTGGGCGCCGAGGATCCGGAGGACCTGATCGCCGATGTCCTGCGGGCCCTCGACGAGGCCGGAGCAACCGGCTGA
- a CDS encoding phage holin family protein, whose translation MKNFVVKTLANAGALGVAVWVLSPDITLTGESTGRQALTLILVALVFGLVNFLVKPIVKLLTLPLFILTLGLITLVVNALMLMLTSWFADLFDLSFHVDGFWTAVVGGLIISVVSWALNVVLPDGD comes from the coding sequence ATGAAGAATTTTGTAGTCAAGACGCTCGCGAACGCGGGCGCCCTGGGAGTCGCCGTCTGGGTGCTCTCACCGGACATCACCCTGACCGGTGAGAGCACCGGCAGGCAGGCCCTGACCCTCATTCTCGTCGCCCTGGTCTTCGGGCTCGTGAACTTCTTGGTCAAGCCGATCGTCAAACTGCTGACGCTGCCGCTCTTCATCCTGACCCTCGGCCTGATCACCCTGGTGGTCAACGCCCTGATGCTGATGCTCACGTCCTGGTTTGCCGACCTGTTCGACCTCAGCTTCCACGTGGACGGCTTCTGGACCGCCGTCGTCGGCGGCCTGATCATCTCCGTCGTCTCGTGGGCACTGAACGTCGTGCTCCCCGACGGTGACTGA
- a CDS encoding cupin domain-containing protein, translated as MKAFRLDELEAERAANQGAYLQFLRERNMSVGLYALDAGALDPQQPHGQDEVYFVVSGRAAITVGEETTQVARGSVVYVPAGVPHKFHHISEDLRVMVVFSPPEG; from the coding sequence ATGAAGGCATTCCGGCTGGACGAACTGGAAGCGGAGCGCGCCGCGAACCAGGGCGCCTACCTCCAGTTCCTGCGGGAGCGGAACATGTCGGTGGGCCTGTACGCGCTGGACGCCGGGGCGCTCGACCCGCAGCAGCCGCACGGCCAGGACGAGGTCTACTTCGTGGTGAGCGGCCGTGCGGCGATCACGGTAGGGGAGGAGACGACCCAGGTGGCGCGCGGCAGCGTGGTCTACGTGCCGGCCGGGGTGCCCCACAAGTTCCACCACATCAGCGAGGACCTGCGGGTCATGGTGGTCTTCTCCCCGCCGGAGGGCTGA